Part of the Schistocerca americana isolate TAMUIC-IGC-003095 chromosome 5, iqSchAmer2.1, whole genome shotgun sequence genome, aattctcattcactgtgacaatcgtgaaggactgatcgcattcttatagctagttcattctctaaatagccacacataaattctaatctgtgctctaatgaccagctgggaggaaaacaatgagagaattgatgaagccacgcttgtggatgaatgtcgttgccgggattcttaaatgttttgaatttacgtgtagtaatgaacaacttatagtcaaaaaacatcatgtcggcgagtcgcatgtcggccaCTATCACATCGTGTCGGtggtccatctcaaaattcggtgcaccttgccaatttctttcatactttccgaaatgccctgcgttattattttgtggcttttccgtatttctaagtccctcttcccgtgttggagcgcgagtgttctctgaaatacgtaattcttgtattacttgtgccaaatgatcttgtacttcccggatttctcttttgtgttgcgtattaatttgattttgagttgtttaaatttcttaattttttcatactcttctgtgtcagtgaaggctacgggtcttgtgtcattcagatcatcatctacctttgtagataagttagtgaactgatccgaaacttcggctactttctccgataatgaaccgatttcctcagtgtgtttttctgaaccaagtttcagagtgtccatttatgTTGAAAACGTATCTACCGTGTTTCTTAACTTTCCCTGAGTTTTTTCAAGTTGCATAACCgattcggtagatgcaactgagtcaattttagcttgcaaggtgtcgtgattttcatgaacaatagtttgcagttcctttatggctgcttcgtgattctgtaattcattttcatgacgcgaaaaaataggttggaaatgctcaaaaatttgtgtttttacgtcattacagactttttgacatttcgattccattttaagtaactcagcaattaaaccttcacgtgtttgttcatgcgtggtgtctaacttttgaagattttgttcgatttagtgtcgaggtctggtgtgctggccagtctgtggatggtttttaaggtggttttccatctgcctcggagaatgcgggcgATGCTGCGCAATCGCTTTCGCCACATACGCGTGCATCATAATTACACTACCACtcaaacactggggttacactcgtctggtgtgagacgttcccaggggatccactgggggccgaaccgcgcaataaccctgggttcggtgtggggcggcggtggggtaagTGGACTACCGTAGTCTGTTGTGGGGctgttggccgtgcggttaaaggcgctgcagtctggaaccgcaagaccgctgaggtcgcaggttcgaatcctgcctcgggcatggatgtttgtgatgtccttaggttagttaggtttaactagttctaagttctaggggactaatgacctcagcagttgagtcccatagtgctcagagccattttttgtggggctgtgaaccaccgagggctacggcggggacgaagcctctccgtcgtttctaggtccccagttcaatacaatacaatacaatcataTCCCAATTTCTAAACCATTCACATGGAAATGAGTGACATGTGTTCTAAATTTCTTCTTTGCGTTAATTATAATCTCCGTATCAGTCTCGTGGGAAACAATTTTGTCTTCTATGATTAGGAAAAtgaagaaatgctgaaaaatcaaataaatgtatagcagtaattacaaataatttattattgtcgtTTTCTCAGTATTTACATATATTTTACACGCAGTAAAGTAATATATACAACATAAGAAACAGTCTTCCACTCTCGACTTATTTACATAAATACATATACATTAGTTATTTACATAAATATTCATAAATTACTTAATACTGTAGTGATGAGGTTAAGCTGAATTAGGCTACGTCCTGTTACTGAGTCGAAGTTGTATGCCACTGATGGGCATCATGACGAAGGAGAAAGGATTGAACTCCATGGGCACCACAGtttggtcacagcgctgcacctcaTACTTGGACATCAGGTAGGCCAGTCCGATCTTGGTCTGCAGCAAGCCCAGCCGCATGCCTGAAACACCCAACCACCAGTTCAGTTTATAAAAGTCAGTGCAACACTGTTGTAAGTGTAAAGTGTGTTTCATTGGACTTCATTCGTAAATATCAATGGCACAAGTACCTGAGATCGTGTCATAAGGCACGACCAGGCAGTTTCGAATGACGACAAATAATTGTGGAGGCAACACCACATTATAAATGAAGTCATTTGTAGTATTACAAGAAGAATGGAAATGGGTTTAAATATAAGGAGCAGCCAAATGAAAACACGACGGATGTTAAAAGGTAAGTAAActctttattggttggttggttgatttgggggaggggatcaaacagcgaggtcattggaccCATAGGGTtatggaaggagggggaaggaagtcggcagtgttctttcaaaggaaccatccataaatttgcctgaagctatttagggaaatcacgggaaaccaaaTTCAGGATGACTGGacactggtttgaaccgtcgtcctcccgaatgtgagtccagtgtgaaactctttattatttaaaaagtaattgccGCAAACAGTTAATACATCTTGCCCACTGCAAAACAAGACAATCTGCGCCCTCATGAAAAAATATttccggttgcctacggaaccatgattgtacccagataTGCACCTCTTCATTAGAAGCAAATTGTCGACTATGAACGTCTTTCTTCTTCAGGCCCACATGTGCCAAGACTGTTTCGAGTGCGctgcagagccggccgaagtggccgtgcggttaaaggcgctccagtctggaaccgcaagaccgctacggtcgcaggttcgaatcctgcctcgggcatggatgtttgtgatgttcttaggttagttaggtttaactagttctaagttctaggggactaatgacctcagcagttgagtcccatagtgctcagagccatttgaaccatttttttgcgctgcagaagtttcgctgggaagtccgtacacatcctccatacagtcccgatcgctTCCTACGCGATTTTCGTACTTCTGTAGCTCTGAAGGAAGGTAGTCGTGGCCGTCGGTTTGCCTCGAAGGTACTATCGTGTTTCAGAAGGCCACCACAAAAATTTTCCATGAAGGCGTAGATCGTCTTGTTTTGCAGTGGGCAAGATGTATTAACTGTTTGCggcaattactttttaaatgtctcacagtgggataaatgtacctatcaacagttatggcgattactttcgaaGTAATAAACAGCTAAAAAATTTTTTCCATCCATCCCGTATTCATTTGTTTGCCCTTTATACGGATAATGCCACGGAGGCTTAGCTCCTGCTGAGAAACTTGAGTAACTGTGCAGAAAGAAAAACTATAAACAGTTTTAGTATCAAATCCCAATTTCTCAACCATTTCTGTGGAAATGAAGGAGAGGTGCTCTATATTTCTTCTTTACGTTAATAACATTCTCCATGTCAGAATTTATTCAGTTACTCTAGCGGAAAAAAAAAGTCACGGGCAAAATTCCAAATCTAATGTAATACAATATTTTTCTACCTCTACAAAGTGCATCACTTTGATACGATAACTAAGAATTTTACAACTACGATTTTTTGTAGCTTCACAGTACTCCCTTCTATTTACAGGTGGATTGTTTTTGGCTGTTAGTGCTTGATTACATTCCTAAAGTATGGACTTGATGAAATGGTGATATGCTTCACCAAGGTTCTAGAATACCActtctaaacatagtcagaaagaatacactgagatgacaaaagtcatggtacacCTCTTAatttcatgtcggacctccttttgcccgacgccGTGCAGAagctcgacgttgcatggactcaacaagtcgttggaagtcccctgcagaaatactgagccattctaaccctgtagccgtccataattgcaaaagtgccgCTGGTGCAGGATTTATCGGACGAACTGACCTCCACATTACTCCAATAAATTTTCGGTGGGATTCGTGTCGGGTGCTAAGTGTGTGGCCAAATCGTTTGCTGCAACTGTcctgaatattcttcaaaccagtcgcgaataattgTGACCCGGTGGCATGGCAGACTGCCACCCTCAAAAATTACGTCGTTGTTCGGGAATATGACGTCCATGAAttgatgcaaatggtctccaagtagcggaagatccagaggacccagtccattgcacaTCAACACAACCCTGACAATTATGGAGACATCATCAGCTTACCTTATTGCCAACTTAGATCCATggtattcgggagaacgacggttcaatcctgcgtccggccatcctcatttaggttttccgctccaggcaaatgccgggatggttcctctgaaagagcacggccgacttccttccccatccttccctaatccgatgagaccgatgaccacgctctctggtctccttccccaaacaaccaaccaaccaaccaaccagatccatggcttcgtggggtctgtgcttcACGCGAACCTTAAACTGaagctgaaatctggactcatctgacaaggccacggttttgtaGTCGTCTAGCGTCTATGCGATTTGggtacgagcccagaagaggcgctgcaggcgatgtcgtgctgttagcataggcatTCGTGTTGGTCATCTGCTCCCAAagaccattaacgacaaatttctgCATTGTCTTAAGGGACTCTTTCTGTGTACGTTCAACATtcatttctgcttttatttcaagcactgttgcttttctgttagcactgacaacgacgccgctctcgatcgttaagtgaaggccgtcgaccactgcgttgtccgtggtgagaggtaatgcctgaaatttgatacttTCAGTACATTCTTGACACTATGAATCgcggaatactgaatcccctaaaaatttccgaaatggaatgtgcactgcatctagctgcaactaccattccgcgttcaaaatctgttaattcccgacgCGCGGTCATAGTCACGcaagaaaccttttcacgtgaatctccCGAATAAAACTGACAGCTCCACcacatgcactgcccttttattgtGCAACGGAtattacagccatctgtatatctcCATATCGCTGACGTTTGTTACCTCAGTAAATATACCGATACGACAGTGTTCCGACTTACCTATGCAGTTTCGTGGTCCCTCTCCGAAGGGAAGGTATGCGTAGGGATGCCTCTCTGCCTTCTCTTCCTCAGAGAACCTCTCAGGATTGAAGCGTTGGGGTTCTGGGAAATACTGGGGATCGTTGTGAAGACCGTAGACCGGGACGAAAACAGTCGCTCCCTCTTCAAGCTCAGGCCCGTCATCGGGGAACTTGTAGCGACACGTGCACTTCCGTGCCAGAATCGCTCCCGGTGGATACATTCTCAGCGTTTCTGTAAGATAAAAGGCGCGTAACTGGTTAATAATCATATTTtctttcaccagcacgagtggctggcattgtcaaagcttcaccctccattgccggtggtgaatgtcagtaaaatcattagatgaacgtcggccgaagaacccgagacagaagccaataggcagtttgtcaacaagtggccacgaaagctttaACAGTTTTGAATCATGTTTTGATTTATTATGCTACCTGCAGGTAATAACTGACTAGCGCCCAAGAGAAACTCTAGTATGCATGAAACTTAACATTGGCTGCTAACTACATCATCAACGCACAGGACATATGGTCATGACATTAGGTACCAAATTTCAAATCGAGTTATGTGTCAAATATGTAacagtatggaagtggaacgtggacgataaatggtttggacaaaaagagaatagaagctttcgaaatgtggtgctacagaagaatgctgaagattagatgggcagatcacataactaatgaggaggtattgactagaattggggagaagtttgtggcgcaacttgactagaagaaggaatcagttggtctgacatattctgaggcatcaaggggtcaccagttttatactggagggcagcgcggagggtaaaaatcgtagagggagaccaagagatgaatacactaaacagattcagaaggatgtaggttgcagtaggacggggagatgatgaagcttgcacaggatagagtagcatggagagctgcatcaaaccagtctctggactgaagaccacaacaacaacatgttacagtAGTTAGTGACTTAGTGTAGTACTACTAAATGGGTGAGGAGTTGAGAATGGGTAAATTGCAATGAAAATATTTAGCCTCTACCAGACATACCAGCACAAAAATCAGATGCGCTCTGATTGCAGTTAGCACATTCGAACTAACACGGAGTTACGATtcttaacttttcactcgaggaaggcACATGTTCCTATATATTATGTAGGACGATGATAAGATGATGACTATGTAAATAGGCAGGAGTGTCAAATTTCAGTTCACGCAATGAACAGTACAGAACGAATACAGAAGCATAGATTACGTTAGTAAGACTCCATGAAACTACGAACAAAGACTAATGGCAGCATAATGGATTAGTCCTACACAGATTGCATAAGAGCTACAAGAAATAGTGTGCTAAGTATAGGCATACCTCTAGGAGGAAGAGCACGGTAGACACAATACCAAACTTGCTTTAAATCAGGGGTGTGACAAAGTGACCCGTTGCAACATCGCACATGAGTTTCTTTCCACTATATCTCAGACAAAGCTCTCGTGGAAGTAACGATTCAAAAATTTTTTCGTGAGCCAAAATACACAACATGGAATTAATAGAATTTCAAAGCCTCACCTGATACTACTTTGTCGAGGTACGACATCTCGGAAATGGCCTCGTACGTCAGTTGTCCGTTGTTCTTCAGCAACGTGGCGTCCACCTCCTCCTGTAGTCTCTTCTGCACGTCCGGGTTGAGGGCCAGCTCGTACAGCGCGAAGCTCATCGTCGTCGACGACGTCTCGAAGCCCGCCAGGAAGAACACGAACGCCTGGGCGGCGACCTCGTCTATCGACAACTCTGTAATCCAGAGAAAGTGCACCCTTAGCACGTCCCATGTAACCGAAGTTAGTCTGCTAGTCATACTGCAAATTCTGCAGGACATTGTGTTTGCTTTTCCCATTACTAGGTCAGAACTCACTCCCCTCTGAACTGAGCAAGTGAAAGATTGTGATTCTGCATGTGAAACGAGTGAAGTTCCTTAAGAGTATGTTAGACAACGGGAAGAGAACATCAAAGATTAGGGCACATACGTAATTGTGGAAAGAATCAACAGCAACAAGAGCAGAAACTTACGTAGACGTAAAATAATGTGTACTTGGGAGTAATGATTCAAACGAGAACTTAGCTTTCACCAGTCAGACTTTATTACATTTTCCGTTCGCGTTTAAGAGGTTTAAGCCTCCACCATCAGGTGAATTCATGTGAATTAATGCTGCAATTATGTGTTGCGTTTACAACTTCGGAGGAACTTGTGGCAGTCCCCAGTGGTCACAGACTCGTTTTCCTCTCGTGTATGTGATATTGCATGTGATGCAGCACGACGAAAACAGCAGGTTGtaaccactggaaacagtaacacaaGTTATCCCATCGTCATATACACAACATATTCGTTTCGTATAAGCGGCACTCAAAAAGGTTCCTTGCGAAGGTCGTACAAGCCAGAATCGGCATGATAGTTAGGCAAAATCGCGGTGAGTACTGAAGCAATCATCCCAGCTacacattaggttttttttttcctttattgaatttcgattcaacgcttagtacgctgctcttcagcctacagaatttttaaaacataagtagataagaaacaataaaagcaggcgataaaacggtgacttaaattgtaaaacggcggaaaattgtggaaggttaaaacataaaacaaagggtgggcgatgctaataaaatacacaggtagCAGACAGATAAAACAgtagacagaaaattaaaaaaaaaacacggcgacagtctggtgtctgttcgcgagagatataaaaatcacacccagcgacagtatgatgtccgttcgcatcATTTCGGAAAAGACGcgcaacacttaacaatcactggaaacactgcagtaaaaagtcggcacgaagatAACATACCACAGCCAAGGACAGATGGGGGGTGAcccggacagatgaggggaaaaaagagGGGAGGAGCGGAAAAACGAAAGGGGAGGGAACggacagagggagaggactcataagggggaggGGGGCGCAGGGCAGGCGCGAGAGGGAATGGgcaaaggcagaggagggaaatgcaaaaggacttgggggtgaGAAGGGAAGCAGAGAGAGGCTAGGCAGGGAAAAAACAgagtggaagggggggagggagagggagcacAGAAAAACGACAGAGGATGGGAGggagaggtgaggatcagagttgataggagggataaatgaaggGAGAGATGGTATCaaccgggagggggagttgatggaagccaccttgggaaaggagatgaagtgtGTAGAGATGGAGGTTAGGGGGGACACAGCAGTGAAGGCATGGTagagggcaggggttggagaggagaggagcaaccaggggatgaggggtatcaaggcagtgggaggtgtagagtGTGTGGATATATTCGAGGAAtaagagcagatgggggaaaggaatcaggtcatagaggatctgagtgggggacaggaggcatatacggaaggcgaggtggggTACATGgtgctcaaggggggggggggggtggatatccaggcagaactggcataacagaggatgggatggattaagggtttgtaggtgtggaggatggtagaggtgtTCAACCCCCCAGTCTGGCCAGAGAGGTATTTGAAGAGTCGGAGGTAGttatgggctttggattggatagaacggtgatgagggatccaggtgaggtgatggtcaatggtgaggtcaaggtaggtgagggtgggggaacaCATCAGGTTGCAGATTGCAGATTTATGTTTGGTAAGACACTATGTCCTGCTACAGGAAGAAGTAGGAAAGTGCCTGTAGCATATCTTCGTCCCACAataatcgtcgacccttcaaggttcTTTTTAAGGCACTGAAGGTTGATAATCACgttgggagagatcaggactaggGGCGGTTGCTCTAGTGTCTCCCACTTGTCCGTAACAGATGAGACCGACTTCCCAGAATGACTTCTGTCACGTGGCGAactgcgaccagcacggaacttggcgcaccattccacatcaGCGGTTTTCGAAAGAaatgctgtcccatacacatttTTCTTTCTTCGATGCATGTGTACCAATGTTTttacttcagcagccaagaaaggaataacagcatgttgatcctatttggaagcatttggtaataaagTTGCCATAGTTTAAATTCCCGCATTTATCGCATGCATGTGGGAAAGACAAAAGtctccacactaatcccttgcctacatgtcggcgcTTTTACACCCACACTGGAGTCGCGCCACGTTGCATACCCAGCAGCAACCCCCCGaaacggttggttggttgacttgggagaagggaccaaacagcaaagtcatcgtTCCAGTTGTATTAGCGAAGTATAGTAAAGGgactcggccgtgcccttgcaaaggaaccatcccagcatttgcctgaggcgatatagagaaatcacagaaaacctaaatgcgggtggccggaagcgggtttgaaacgtcgtcattccgaatgcgactccagtgtgataatcactgcgccacctcatttTGATCGCCTTTTATATTATCCACACATATCCACATGATGATGGAGAATTGATCCCCGGAAACGAGTAGTAGAAATAAAGTAAAAGGTGACTGCTAAGAGTAAACCTGTTATTTCAGTCCTTATGTATACCAGTCACGGTAAAACCAAACCTGAATTGTACCCATTTAAAGCTAATCTGCAGGTAAATTATTCAGTTTTCTTCGAGCAATATGGTGCAGCGAGTGCAGGTAGTTCACTTTTCTGGAGGAATCGTAACCGGTTTTCTTCATTTCAGATCTTACTATGTTGGGTAAGGTCAATGTTTGGTTGGTTACTTATATCCGGCTATGCAAGTGCCCTGTCTCTGGCTACTTCTGCGGCACATGAACGTCGAGTGTTAACATCCTATCCTTTCTTCTGAAGGACTAAATAAGTCACCATCAGAGAACTATATACCCTAGTTATAAGTTCTCTTGAATGGAACATTAAAGTAAGTGTCCCAAAAGATATCCACTGAAACTGGAGAAATCGCCAAGCAAACTTTAGAAACAACCGAATCATAGTCGACATTACATATGATAAAAAGAAACATGGAATAGAACAGagactttgttttaaaatttttaaaaaaacatttacctaACGGGAAAGTACTGCTTTAGCGCCACCGAAAAAAAGGGTGCCTGAGACATGTAAAAGATGAAGCCCGAGGTTCGTCCATTTCGCCCAGTACCACATGTGAATGGAGGTTAGAAGACATTAGATATATTGGTTAACTCTGAAAACAGGGccagcaggagtggccgtgcggttctaggcgctacagtctggaaccgagcgaccgctacggtcgcaggttcgaatcctgcctcgggcatggatgtgtgtgatgtccttaggttagtcaggtttaattagttgtaagttctatgcgactgatgaaatcagaagttaagtcgcatagtgctcagagccattctgaaaaCAGGGCAGAAGAGCGTTGAGTATCGTAACAAAACATAATAATGTGACAAGCAATTGAATGTCAAATTAAAATGCTTGCAGTGTTGACGATCTGGCTGAGTAGACGTAATAAATATTCCCTCTCGTTCCAAACATTCCGATAGCGTGCTCTAATTACCCTCATCATAGTTGAGGAATTTGTTCACTAATGAGAATGAGAAAAATGGTGTACAGTAGACGCAGTCCTTAAACGGAAACTTTGCTACAAGATAAAACGTACTTTCTCACGTAATAATCTACACAGGTAAACCAAGAAGTCAAGGATTTGTCAACAGTTACTTCAGAACTATGTTTCCTGATTAGTTATTGCCCTTGTTcagtgtcacacaacacatcaattACGTTGAGGTGCCCTGACTTACTCCAGTTGTCGACGTCCTTGGCGCCGTCCTTGATTGCCTTCGCCTTTTCGTCATCGATGAAGCCCTTGTTCTTCAGCTGTACCAGCAGGTGCATGAAGTCGTTTCGCGTTACGTTGTACTTCTCTCGGTACTCCACTGTCTCTCTGACCATGTTTCGGAAGAATGCGGATACTTCTTCCGTTCCGGCTCCAACTCTGTGGGCAATACTGAGAGTTACACagacgaaatacagaatttgctGTGGAGTAACGGCTGACAGAATGGGAAGATCCTTCACCTGAGTGCCCTGGCGATAGTCGGAACGAAGGCGTGCATGAACCGGGCGATCCTGAACTTGAGCGAGGGTTCGAACGCCTTGCGCCCCCACTGTCGGAACTCGGCCTCCGGATTCCTCTGGCAGTTGCACTCCACGCCGAAGGCGACGGACGCGATGATGTCCGTGGCGTACCTGGCGGACACCTCCCGCATCTCCACCACCTCTCCACGGCTCGCTGGATCTCCTAGCACCTCCACCATCTCACGGCCGCAGTCTTGCATCGTCTAGAGAGATAATCACAGAATCAACAAGCTGAGTATTAAAGATAAGGCGCAAAGTATAGTTCCCCGCAATAAGGAATGACAGCgtttgaaatatacactcctggaaatggaaaaaagaacacattgacaccggtgtgtcagacccaccatacttgctccggacactgcgagagggctgtacaagcaatgagcacacgcacggcacagcggacacaccaggaaccgcggtgttggccgtcgaatggcgctagctgcgcagcatttgtgcaccgccgccgtcagtgtcagccagtttgccgtggcatacggagctccatcgcagtctttaacactagtagcatgccgcgacagcgtggacgtgaaccgtatgtacagttgacggactttgagcgagggcgtatagtgggcatgcgggaggccgggtggacgtaccgccgaattgctcaacacgtggggcgtgaggtctccacagtacatcgatgttgtcgccagtggtcagcggaaggtgcacgtgcccgtcgacctgggaccggaccgcagcgacgcacggatgcacgccaagaccgtaggatcctacgcagtgccgtaggggaccgcaccgccacttcccagcaaattagggacactgttgctcctggggtatcggcgaggaccattcgcaaccgtctccatgaagctgggctacggtcccgcacgccgttaggccgtcttccgctcacgccccaacatcgtgcagcccgcctccagtggtgtcgcgacaggcgtgaatggagggacgaatggagacgtgtcgtcttcagcgatgagagtcgcttctgccttggtgccaatgatggtcgtatgcgtgtttggcgccgtgcaggtgagcgccacaatcaggactgcatacgaccgaggcacacagggccaacacccggcatcatggtgtggggagcgatctcctacactggccg contains:
- the LOC124616541 gene encoding probable cytochrome P450 6a13, whose protein sequence is MEPLLGCWLNDLLAVLLVAAGASYAWFSRRFTYWSRRGVPQAEPQIPFGNLRRSFLGQTRLEFVVQDIYNQFKGERYVGMYQFGVPTLVLRDPDFIRLLLVKDFDSFRDRGVPHNEQEPLNHNLFFMNGAKWKRMRAKMTPTFTSGKLKMMCQTMQDCGREMVEVLGDPASRGEVVEMREVSARYATDIIASVAFGVECNCQRNPEAEFRQWGRKAFEPSLKFRIARFMHAFVPTIARALRVGAGTEEVSAFFRNMVRETVEYREKYNVTRNDFMHLLVQLKNKGFIDDEKAKAIKDGAKDVDNWKLSIDEVAAQAFVFFLAGFETSSTTMSFALYELALNPDVQKRLQEEVDATLLKNNGQLTYEAISEMSYLDKVVSETLRMYPPGAILARKCTCRYKFPDDGPELEEGATVFVPVYGLHNDPQYFPEPQRFNPERFSEEEKAERHPYAYLPFGEGPRNCIGMRLGLLQTKIGLAYLMSKYEVQRCDQTVVPMEFNPFSFVMMPISGIQLRLSNRT